One genomic region from Osmerus eperlanus chromosome 6, fOsmEpe2.1, whole genome shotgun sequence encodes:
- the LOC134022780 gene encoding cilia- and flagella-associated protein 46 → MDLPIRQYLTKAQQHKDVGALRSAYELIVKGTSEETASDTRCFGPPELYVLCAEQALQLGCNKISRDCLRMYFEGKPPANQFLCRAYLCQGQLNSPKTVGSVEEIEKAAIYFLKAIEISKDKPRYHFLVFNASVLYFQKVRPLMRPRLRQHLVPSLSQVVKALEEVGEPDHSWRAHLMQLLVECLVDAGKWKEACSFAKATSDFIESYAPDLYPQIFSLLVRHKLFDFSKSPKQTEASPMLSVIYKMQNLKHDVELSEAKNDYTAKLSEIFHLLVQSEPPPQPAVAPDTWPAQDENLLPISPTDRMSFLLELALLASQLKHQQMAADCLKELKTVGVQSVGQGIMIECVECELDLQKQGGKMKDYSKSSVEAQLKVVGRLDQLLQSAVRDGEAHVMQGVCATQWNACLPLLQHNLRRKIKPALLRLAEVLEDTHSLLLETRCQVHSELALIEEEEGRLDPALVHLQKALLLDEGGVHRERLCSAVHLLQLSGTLYQTPARTEDQAAMLIQQAKNGQPQEGVKRRRPMLVTAGLALAPDAFQVVLDADNTGQGTEGPGLVAQLSARAQHHAACVGKLDGHVARQTDSSNHRERMKLWGALAKAARKQEVWDVCRAACRFCLLYDDGRWKMPKTEGERKEDEILGDGFHGDLRPLAVGLVQSTERDLLRLLAEVCFINAEATIHKLRTEGVQLNSPAVPPDERGRGPSDDDPQWAVYKDWIQSLSAYATSNFLRAADLGAELREAWVVVNAAVYLWNYNSHLLAQGEHRRLLAPFQKLVELLKQTGHAGEPVLLVLLCDAVAQGMIQPWSGAGASQEVQDGGGRGAPPGDKAKKAAGKGAERSSSVHGVSLDPAALQDVRKALELCDYALHLSNCNIPGESVLIAARKQVVSTWVRSKRLLQQQVGQKLDIDDECKNESVSAMTRVLVGVEMFLCNSHPRQMEFSVPSLSALVRMASDCKWSDPVVELQVWTQLASFSYHAHDHNLVRTCTHNALQLEEAAAQRLKVMPYALYKPSAVQEILSNAALLRGLSMAHKSSGHPHSYKAALRMLQSSVSYAEHAGNPALCVAAARHYWNACLPLTETPAERQHLREPLESILRALAPCSTKEPKGKGKNLTAGPSGSSSGSGTSEGDLTLIAAMYGLLFHIHADRADWKQAVQVLDEAIRDMPRTRARILLFKHRVLLRARLGESVLMDMQKFRDEGELSCSHMWHRVALCAQDVLQQLASYQNSITSLVSLQSQWQKVDYLLEFGGWLFCQTFPLADAQDQVQWAIDILLLVDPDQGGITDKPLSKGCEPKGLERKEKLQSGEPAEGAGLIPVKCESHIGVQGVQACPCLSDLRDVRRLDGLVRAHTLLAVMADRTDPQHQQNLLRAYCCVLQIWQVSMATAVEVIKEMQKNLAGQPSQLPPSATSRKDKDKEKDKSKKTKDVQPPPLEEKPKPRPYSNALPCSPEEWARYDCSEELRQAFRYDSSPNSINTHSISKQTQSIFFLDLLAKELHSLSLTHLTLPIMHLAEVIAHDLLDRQSLSDLYRLRIVKTCCESGMETCSPYREKLLSLAGLPEQEQMECRRALTLQAERNGLEGCKRDEPFVLDHGGVSGKQGADVWAPGVWVDKAEVCLSMGLYQPARQLLAEAQLVAKVLGDQAAVARAFYGLAVLASYEQNHSQALALLEKARELGGDEEFWYQVTLALVKSTVDLKAPDSAAKVDQIIKRGCGALKVVLGQRQNSAHYLRFLLTSLETRGARERVCGARPCEPGETLSSQSVQKLMAACDTLREAVGGFLRLGRREQAVEALLEHAQALRVLASHAVNVEGKQRHLLDAFSLLQQAVFVQEHVALNAQSLFPSQEGRPLALPAMRVLVRVRLALARLSLTMLEQVCVEEKRLALARDRKGSVERTLEEFGRSTPDLNSLEQEWVTVGRTLAQVALCQLITVTSLSLDCVDSRAHSLGLMGKCLRLLAMQKDPLYPSFLWDGHNLEEGRPGDEAPPALRDDELSEENVGESSGTEPRLYPAKCAELQGRRRAAQELLAQATETLGQAIALCLQHGLPTPILSQACLDMLECHGQFDPGATGQYMALLQSCSCVCLLADVVSSACSDTSVSRLSALLNLHRNLLITQEDIPRRLLGAAEDSLHSLSQVYSHLSVNPNHLSLLGELPSNMKILLLQHSEDRSVLYAAFYERSKHTESQKGKAMQGSAGTLVCSRVAKVSVHPGALLALRVKMKAFHHQTRHALLKEARWHGNHNRPGAVGERHTPPKCTSEDGLESLFREVVHEMEVYLHPALSQFEFSGLRHQTPSISIPESSKPKEKEEKAGPDKGLRVGSPAELGESVVLLADGPLMELPLEALSGLQDEGLSSVSRDLSLQLLHSRLHRKEQPVESDNKKETKGGKGAKGKGDQSKAIKVVPVNRVLPPNTHPVDTHKIKYIIDPYDEGEFEGASLSERMKRTLEAHSQQFTPLWEGFMGGECTPSVAEVEQLLTSGSAFIFHGMERFLANIPPATLTALNLSECQMAVLFDLVQNSASMLRQSKLDVNKSERHMALEKPLETVLLLSLSGVRCVTLNQWHSSLQRNVCNMDAIMDNLLRVGLTSGQAVHALRKGEVQSKDQDTKPTPASNDAVSRVGSDSGRAESLDDPLHRKPPPLSAYNYIIYGLPNLVVT, encoded by the exons ATGGACCTTCCCATTCGTCAATATTTAACTAAGGCGCAGCAACATAAAG ATGTAGGTGCACTCCGTTCAGCTTACGAATTGATTGTCAAGGGAACGTCTGAAGAGACTGCCTCAGACACTCGATGCTTCGGTCCTCCAGAGTTGTACGTTCTATGTGCCGAGCAAGCTCTTCAG CTGGGTTGCAACAAGATCAGCAGAGACTGTCTAAGGATGTACTTTGAGGGTAAACCCCCTGCTAATCAATTCCTGTGTCGAGCGTACCTCTGCCAAGGCCAGCTGAACTCTCCCAAGACTGTTGGGAGTGTG GAAGAGATTGAAAAGGCTGCGATTTATTTTCTCAAGGCGATTGAGATTTCAAAGGACAAACCAAG ATACCATTTTCTGGTGTTCAATGCCTCAGTGCTGTACTTCCAGAAGGTGCGCCCTCTCATGAGACCTCGGCTTCGCCAGCACCTGGTGCCCTCCCTCTCACAGGTGGTGAAGgccctggaggaggtgggggagccaGATCACAGCTGGAGGGCACATCTCATGCA ACTCCTTGTTGAATGCCTTGTGGACGCTGGCAAATGGAAGGAAGCTTGCAGTTTTGCCAAGGCCACGTCTGACTTCATAGAGTCATATGCCCCTGATCTGTATCCCCAAATCTTCTCCCTGCTG GTACGACACAAGTTGTTTGACTTCTCTAAATCCCCCAAACAAACAGAAGCAAGTCCTATGTTATCTGTTATTTACAAAATGCAGAACCTGAAACA TGACGTTGAGCTCAGCGAGGCGAAGAATGACTACACTGCTAAGTTGAGTGAGATATTCCATCTGCTGGTCCAGTCCGAACCACCCCCGCAACCCGCTGTGGCCCCAGACACCTGGCCGGCTCAAGATGAGAACCTCTTGCCCATCTCTCCTACCGACAG GATGTCTTTCCTCCTGGAGCTAGCTTTGCTGGCGTCGCAGCTGAAACATCAGCAGATGGCTGCTGACTGTCTGAAAGAGCTCAAGACAGTGGGAGTCCAA AGTGTTGGGCAGGGCATAATGATCGAATGTGTCGAGTGTGAATTGGACCTACAGAAACAAGGGGGCAAAATGAAGGATTACTCTAAATCCAGCGTGGAG GCCCAGCTGAAGGTGGTAGGCAGGCTGGACCAGTTGCTGCAGAGTGcagtgagagacggagaggccCATGtcatgcagggtgtgtgtgccacaCAGTGGAACGCCTGTCTACCTCTCCTGCAGCACAACCTCAGGAGGAAAATAAAGCCAGCGCTTCTCAGATTGGCCGAAGTCCTTGAAGACACCCACAG CTTGCTGCTGGAGACCCGCTGTCAAGTCCACTCGGAGCTGGCgctgatagaggaggaggaagggaggttgGACCCGGCCCTGGTTCATCTTCAGAAGGCCCTCCtgctggatgagggaggggtgcaTCGCGAGcgcctctgctctgctgtccaCCTCCTGCAGCTCAGTGGGACCCTCTATCAGACCCCCGCCAGGACAGAGGACCAGGCTGCCATGCTCATCCAACAG GCGAAGAACGGGCAGCCACAGGAGGGGGTGAAGAGGAGACGGCCCATGCTGGTCACCGCAGGGCTCGCTCTGGCACCTGATGCTTTCCAGGTGGTACTGGACGCAGACAACACTGGACAAG GCACAGAGGGCCCTGGGCTTGTAGCCCAGCTCTCTGCCAGGGCTCAGCACCACGCTGCATGTGTAGGCAAGCTAGATGGACAcgtggccagacagacagacagcagcaaccacagagagag GATGAAACTGTGGGGAGCTTTAGCAAAGGCagccaggaagcaggaagtctgGGATGTGTGTCGTGCTGCCTGTCGATTCTGCTTGCTTTATGACGATGGAAGATGGAAAATGCCCAAAACTGAGG GTGAACGGAAAGAGGACGAGATCCTTGGAGACGGTTTCCATGGCGACCTGCGTCCGTTGGCAGTAGGACTGGTCCAAAGCACAGAGAGGGACTTGCTCCGCCTCTTGGCTGAAGTCTGCTTCATTAACGCAGAG GCCACCATCCACAAGCTGCGCACCGAGGGAGTGCAGCTCAACAGCCCTGCCGTGCCCCCGGATGAGAGAGGGCGTGGCCCCTCAGACGACGATCCACAGTGGGCTGTCTACAA GGACTGGATCCAGAGTTTGTCGGCCTACGCCACCTCCAACTTCCTGCGTGCGGCGGACCTGGGGGCAGAGTTAAGGGAGGCCTGGGTGGTTGTCAACGCAGCAGTGTACTTGTGGAACTACAACAGCCATCTGCTGGCTCAAGGGGAGCACAGACGCCTCCTCGCCCCCTTTCAGAAGCTGGTAGAGCTGCTCAAACAGACGGGACACGCAGG GGAGCCGGTGTTGTTGGTGTTGCTGTGCGATGCGGTGGCCCAGGGGATGATCCAGCCCTGGAGCGGGGCCGGGGCCAGTCAGGAGGTGCAGgatggtggaggcaggggggctccTCCAGGGGACAAGGCCAAGAAAGCAGCTGGGAAGGGAGCTGAGAGGAGCAGCAGCGTCCATGGGGTCTCCCTGGACCCGGCTGCCCTGCAGGATGTACGCAAGgcactggag CTTTGTGACTATGCACTTCACCTGTCCAACTGCAACATTCCTGGGGAGAGCGTCCTCATCGCTGCCAGGAAACAGGTGGTCTCCACGTGGGTGAGGTCCAAGAggctcctccagcagcaggttGGCCAAAAGCTGGACATTGACGACGAG TGTAAGAATGAGTCAGTGTCTGCCATGACACGTGTGCTGGTTGGAGTGGAGATGTTCCTGTGCAACAGTCACCCCAGACAGATGGAGTTCTCTGTCCCGAGTCTGTCTGCT TTGGTTCGCATGGCATCCGATTGCAAGTGGAGTGACCCTGTGGTAGAGCTGCAGGTATGGACCCAGCTGGCCTCCTTTTCCTACCACGCCCACGACCACAACCTTGTCAGAACCTgcacccacaatgcactgcagctGGAAGAAGCCGCTGCACAGAGGCTGAAGGTCATGCCCTATGCTCT GTACAAGCCTTCAGCAGTGCAGGAGATCCTGAGCAACGCGGCCCTTTTGAGAGGACTTAGCATGGCCCACAAGTCCAGCGGCCATCCCCACAGTTACAAAGCAGCCCTGAGAATGCTCCAGTCCAGTGTCAG TTATGCAGAGCATGCTGGGAACCCTGCTCTGTGCGTGGCTGCAGCCAGACACTACTGGAACGCCTGCCTGCCCCTGACAGAGACCCCTGCCGAGAGGCAGCACCTCAGGGAGCCTCTGGAGAGCATCCTGCGCGCCCTGGCCCCCTGCAGCACCAAGGAGCCCAAG GGGAAAGGTAAAAACCTCACTGCTGGGCCCTCTGGGAGCTCTTCAG gctCAGGGACCAGTGAGGGTGACCTGACCCTGATAGCAGCCATGTACGGGCTGCTCTTCCACATCCATGCAGACAGGGCCGACTGGAAGCAGGCTGTGCAGGTGCTGGACGAGGCCATCAGAGACATGCCCCGCACCAGAGCCAGGAT ACTCCTGTTCAAACACAGGGTGTTGTTGCGAGCGCGTCTGGGGGAGAGCGTGCTGATGGACATGCAGAAGTTCAGGGACGAGGGGGAGCTCTCCTGTTCCCACATGTGGCACCGGGTGGCGCTGTGTGCTCAGGACGTGCTCCAGCAGCTGGCCAGCTACCAGAACTCCATCACATCCCTGGTG TCTTTGCAGAGTCAGTGGCAGAAGGTCGACTACCTGTTGGAGTTTGGAGGATGGCTGTTCTGTCAGACCTTCCCCCTGGCTGATGCCCAGGACCAGGTCCAGTGGGCCATCGACATCCTGCTCCTCGTGGACCCTGATCAGGGAGGAATCACAG ATAAACCTTTGTCAAAGGGTTGTGAACCGAAAGGATTGGAAAGGAAGGAGAAGTTGCAAAGTGGAG AGCCAGCCGAGGGGGCAGGTCTGATCCCCGTCAAGTGTGAGTCTCACATCGGGGTGCAGGGGGTACAGGcttgtccctgtctgtctgacctgagGGATGTGAGGCGCCTGGACGGCCTGGTCCGAGCACACACGCTGCTGGCCGTCATGGCCGACAGGacagacccccagcaccagcagaaCCTGCTCAGGGCCTACTGCTGTGTGCTGCAGATCTGGCAG GTGTCCATGGCAACAGCTGTGGAGGTCATCAAGGAGATGCAGAAGAATCTCGCCGGGCAGCCGTCCCAGCTCCCCCCCTCTGCCACCTCCAGAAAAGACAAGGATAAGGAGAAGGACAAAAGCAAGAAGACCAAAGATGTACAA CCACCCCCCCTCGAGGAGAAGCCTAAACCCAGACCTTACAGCAacgccctcccctgctctcctgagGAGTGGGCCCGCTACGACTGCTCTGAGGAGCTCCGCCAGGCCTTCAGATACGACTCCAGCCCCAacagcatcaacacacacagcatcagcaAACAG ACACAGAGCATTTTCTTCCTGGATCTGCTGGCCAAGGAGctgcattctctctccctcacccacctcACCCTGCCCATAATGCACCTGGCCGAGGTCATCGCCCATGACCTGCTGGACAGACAGAGCCTCTCCGATCTCTACCGCCTCAG AATCGTAAAGACCTGTTGCGAGTCGGGGATGGAAACATGTTCCCCGTACCGTGAGAAGCTCCTGAGCCTGGCTGGTCTCCCTGAGCAGGAGCAGATGGA GTGCCGCAGAGCCCTAACcctgcaggcagagaggaacgGTCTAGAAGGATGCAAGAGAGATGAG CCGTTTGTGCTGGACCACGGGGGGGTGTCTGGGAAGCAGGGTGCGGATGTGTGGGCCCCGGGTGTCTGGGTAGACAAGGCGGAGGTGTGTCTGAGCATGGGGCTGTACCAGCCGGCCAGACAGCTACTGGCAGAGGCCCAGCTGGTGGCCAAG GTGCTAGGTGACCAGGCTGCAGTGGCTAGGGCATTCTACGGTCTTGCAGTCCTAGCCAGCTATGAACAGAACCACAGCCAGGCTCTAGCCCTGCTGGAGAAGGCCCGGGAGCTGGGGGGCGATGAGGAATTTTGGTATCAGGTCACGCTCGCTCTGGTGAAATCCACTGTGGACCTGAAGGCTCCGGATAGCGCCGCTAAG GTCGATCAGATCATAAAGCGGGGCTGTGGGGCTCTGAAGGTGGTGCTGGGGCAGAGGCAGAACAGCGCTCATTACCTACgcttcctcctcacctctctggaGACCAG AGGGGCGCGAGAGCGTGTGTGCGGAGCCAGGCCTTGCGAGCCCGGAGAGACTCTGTCCAGCCAGTCAGTACAGAAGCTGATGGCTGCTTGTGATACGCTCAGAGAGGCTGTGGGAGGTTTCCTACGGCTGGGCCGGAGAGAGCAGGCTGTTGAAGCTCTTCTGGAGCATGCACAGGCTCTgag AGTTCTGGCCTCACACGCTGTCAATGTGGAAGGGAAACAGCGCCATCTATTGGATGCATTTTCCCTTCTGCAGCAAGCTGTCTTCGTACAGGAACATGTGGCGCTAAATGCCCAAAGCCTGTTCCCATCACAGGAG ggtcgTCCCCTGGCCCTGCCAGCTATGCGTGTGCTGGTGCGTGTGAGACTGGCCCTGGCACGGTTGTCTCTTACCATgctggagcaggtgtgtgtggaggagaagaggctcGCCCTGGCCCGGGACAGGAAGGGCTCTGTAGAGAGGACCCTGGAGGAGTTTGGGCGCAGCACACCTGACCTCAATTCATTGGAGCAG GAATGGGTGACTGTGGGCAGGACCCTGGCGCAGGTGGCTCTGTGTCAGCTGATCACGGTCACCTCTCTGTCCCTGGACTGTGTGGACAGCAGAGCCCACTCCCTAGGCCTGATGGGAAAGTGCCTGAGGCTGCTGGCCATGCAGAAGGACCCTCTGTACCCTTCCTTCCTCTGGGATGGACACAACTTG GAGGAGGGCCGGCCCGGGGACGAGGCCCCCCCAGCGCTACGAGACGATGAGTTATCCGAAGAGAATGTTGGGGAGTCAAGCGGAACGGAGCCCAGGCTATACCCGGCCAAATGTGCTGAGCTTCAG GGGAGGAGGCGTGCGGCCCAGGAGCTTCTGGCCCAGGCCACGGAGACCCTGGGCCAGGCCATCGCTCTCTGCCTGCAGCACGGGCTGCCCACTCCCATCCTCTCACAAGCCTGCCTCGACATGCTGGAGTGCCACGGCCAGTTTGACCCAGGGGCCACTGGTCAGTACATGGCCCTGctacag agctgctcctgtgtgtgtctgctggctgACGTTGTGAGCTCAGCCTGCTCAGACACCAGTGTGTCCCGGCTCTCTGCCCTGCTCAACCTGCACAGGAACCTGCTCATCACCCAGGAGGACATCCCCAGGAGGCTGCTGGGGGCGGCCGAGGACTccctccacagcctctctcaG GTTTATAGCCACCTGTCAGTAAACCCCAACCACCTGAGTCTGTTAGGAGAGCTGCCATCCAACATGAAGATCCTGCTGCTTCAGCACTCAGAGGACag ATCAGTCCTCTATGCAGCTTTCTATGAGAGGAGCAAACATACTGAGAGTCAGAAGGGAAAGGCCATGCAGGGATCAG caGGTACACTGGTCTGCAGTCGGGTCGCCAAGGTCTCCGTCCACCCTGGGGCCCTGCTGGCCCTCCGTGTCAAGATGAAGGCCTTCCACCACCAGACGAGACACGCCCTGCTCAAGGAGGCCCGTTGGCACGGCAACCACAACCGCCCGGGGGCTGTTGGCGAGCGTCACACCCCTCCC AAATGCACCTCGGAAGATGGGCTGGAATCTCTCTTCAGAGAGGTGGTGCATGAGATGGAGGTCTACCtgcatccagctctctctcagtTTGAATTTTCAGGCCTCAG GCACCAGACTCCATCGATATCCATCCCCGAGTCCAGCAAGCCCaaagaaaaggaagagaaagcCGGCCCAGATAAAGGTCTAAGGG tgggcTCTCCCGCAGAGCTGGGGGAGAGTGTGGTGCTCCTAGCTGATGGGCCGCTGATGGAGCTGCCTCTGGAGGCCTTGTCCGGCCTGCAGGACGAGGGCCTGAGCTCCGTGTCCCGTGACCTCTCCCTGCAGCTCCTGCACTCTCGCCTGCACAGGAAGGAGcagccag TTGAAAGTGACAATAAAAAGGAGACCAAAGGTGGAAAGGGAGCCAAGGGAAAAGGAGATCAGAGCAAAGCCATCAAAGTG GTGCCTGTAAATCGTGTGTTGCCTCCGAACACCCATCCGGTTGACACACACAAGATCAAAT ATATCATCGACCCTTATGACGAAGGAGAATTTG AGGGTGCTAGCCTGtctgagaggatgaagaggactCTGGAGGCCCACAGCCAGCAGTTCACACCACTCTGGGAGGGCTTCATGGGGGGTGAATGCACACCCAG tgttgccGAGGTGGAACAGCTGCTGACAAGCGGCAGTGCTTTCATCTTCCATGGAATGGAGCGCTTCCTGGCCAACATCCCTCCTGCCACGCTGACTGCCCTGAACTTATCTG AATGCCAGATGGCCGTCCTGTTTGACCTGGTCCAGAATAGCGCCAGCATGCTCCGTCAATCCAAGCTTGACGTGAACAAGAG TGAGAGACACATGGCCTTGGAGAAACCCCTGGAGACAGTCCTGCTGCTGAGTCTAAGTGGGGTCCGCTGCGTCACCCTAAACCAGTGGCACAGCAGCCTCCAGAGAAATGTTTGCAACATGGATGCCATCATGGACA